The Struthio camelus isolate bStrCam1 chromosome 5, bStrCam1.hap1, whole genome shotgun sequence genome has a segment encoding these proteins:
- the LOC138067346 gene encoding uncharacterized protein — protein MPEHAFLRHLPRTQPFFSLIPFFVAREPTRAKTPTSKVVTAFTHKKPTVPPLATRRTTPATSASSTSKTSVSRETSPTSRPEVPLTRTTRLPSSPPTTSASSTPLSTRLPFAAPSTVSTESPTTTRPKPTWTTLTSKASPPTTSVSRETLPPESSAPSTAKTSPLPSPAASPSSTVSSTPPSPSHPAFTHKKPTVPPLATRRTTPATSASSTSKTSVSRETSPTSRPEVPLTRTTRLPSSPPTTSASSTPLSTRLPFAAPSTVSTESPTTTRPKPTWTTLTSKASPPTTSVSRETLPPESSAPSTAKTSPLPSPASSPSSTVSSTPPSPSHPAFTHKKPTVPPLATRRTTPATSASSTSKTSVSRETSPTSRPEVPLTRTTRLPSSPPTTSASSTPLSTRLPFAAPSTVSTESPTTTRPKPTWTTLTSKASPPTTSVSRETLPPESSAPSTAKTSPLPSPAASPSSTVSSTPPSPSHPGKSRSCPSCCSAGSLQLPPSSPEQHVPPGPLLA, from the exons ATGCCAGAACATGCTTTCCTTAGGCACCTTCCCAGGACTCAACCATTCTTTTCTCTCATCCCTTTCTTTGTAGCAAGGGAGCCAACCAGAGCTAAGACTCCAACTAGTAAAGTAGTAACAG CCTTCACCCACAAAAAGCCAACCGTGCCACCTCTGGCCACGCGGAGGACCACCCCCGCCACGTCCGCCAGCAGCACCTCCAAGACCTCCGTGTCCAGAGAGACCAGCCCCACCAGCCGTCCTGAAGTGCCCCTGACAAGGACGACTCGGCTCCCCAgctctccccccaccacctcGGCCTCCAGCACGCCGCTCAGCACCAGGCTGCCGTTTGCCGCCCCGTCCACAGTCTCGACCGAGTCTCCCACGACGACCAGGCCAAAGCCCACTTGGACGACCCTAACGTCCAAGGCCTCTCCCCCGACGACCAGCGTTTCAAGAGAGACGCTTCCGCCCGAGTCCTCCGCGCCCTCCACGGCCAAAACCAGCCCCCTCCCGtcacctgctgcttccccctcctcaaCTGTGTCCTCAACCCCGCCAAGCCCGTCGCATCCCG CCTTCACCCACAAAAAGCCAACCGTGCCACCTCTGGCCACGCGGAGGACCACCCCCGCCACGTCCGCCAGCAGCACCTCCAAGACCTCCGTGTCCAGAGAGACCAGCCCCACCAGCCGTCCTGAAGTGCCCCTGACAAGGACGACTCGGCTCCCCAgctctccccccaccacctcGGCCTCCAGCACGCCGCTCAGCACCAGGCTGCCGTTTGCCGCCCCGTCCACAGTCTCGACCGAGTCTCCCACGACGACCAGGCCAAAGCCCACTTGGACGACCCTAACGTCCAAGGCCTCTCCCCCGACGACCAGCGTTTCAAGAGAGACGCTTCCGCCCGAGTCCTCCGCGCCCTCCACGGCCAAAACCAGCCCCCTCCCGTCACctgcttcttccccctcctcaactGTGTCCTCAACCCCGCCAAGCCCGTCGCATCCCG CCTTCACCCACAAAAAGCCAACCGTGCCACCTCTGGCCACGCGGAGGACCACCCCCGCCACGTCCGCCAGCAGCACCTCCAAGACCTCCGTGTCCAGAGAGACCAGCCCCACCAGCCGTCCTGAAGTGCCCCTGACAAGGACGACTCGGCTCCCCAgctctccccccaccacctcGGCCTCCAGCACGCCGCTCAGCACCAGGCTGCCGTTTGCTGCCCCGTCCACAGTCTCGACCGAGTCTCCCACGACGACCAGGCCAAAGCCCACTTGGACGACCCTAACGTCCAAGGCCTCTCCCCCGACGACCAGCGTTTCAAGAGAGACGCTTCCGCCCGAGTCCTCCGCGCCCTCCACGGCCAAAACCAGCCCCCTCCCGtcacctgctgcttccccctcctcaaCTGTGTCCTCAACCCCGCCAAGCCCGTCGCATCCCGGTAAGTCTCGCTCCTGtccttcctgctgctctgccggCTCTTTGCAGCTCCCGCCCTCCTCTCCCGAGCAGCACGTCCCACCGGGGCCTCTGTTAGCGTAG